The Diorhabda carinulata isolate Delta chromosome 12, icDioCari1.1, whole genome shotgun sequence DNA window acagaagttcaagatcaggCATCTTGTGTTtgcttttcacataaaaaaataacaagtatAGTTCcaagaaatcaaacaaataaaaggAAGTAATTTTACTAGAACGAATTACTAACATGttgaagtgaaaaatttgtGTTGTCATAAtcagattaaaaacaaaataaccaaATGCCGGCTAATCAACAAGTTGAGCTTCTTCAAACAAGTTCCCAACGCGTTGTCGTCTGGTTGGTAACCAGTTCCCCATTCAAATGTTGTTACTCATTGCAAACtggtttattataaataaataatataaataagctGAGTTTATTCGTATGTATTCGGCCTTAGGTGTCCATGTGCAATTTTGAACAAAGCCAAAGTGCCCCTttaaaaattggataatttctatatgaataaattgctaaaattaatgaataagaTAACTAATAAAATAACCAAATGTTCAACAATGCTTctaagaaatttaattaaaaacgtTTTCGTTTCAATTCTTGCCATTGTGTTTCTTGcaaaagttttaatatttctCGTTCATGACCAGTAAATTCTACTAAAATCACACTCGTTTCTGAATTATCTTCTGTAAGCCGGGTACGATAtggattcaaaattattttcatatgagACAAAACTTTCTCACAAATATAGGACGATCCGAATGCTAAAAACATTGCAAATTCCACATTTCTTGGCAATTAAATTTACCCAGTAAACTATCACAATTTAGGATTTCGTTTAATTTATCCCGAGAATCATCTTCTTAGTTCtacaaatttttagtttctAAAATCAAAATGCTAAAGctcgaaattttgaatttcctgAAATTCTTCTTTCATTGTGAAGTCATGCAGTTTAACATTTCCTCATTGGAGGCCATATTATCAGTACTAAAATCTCTTGTGTTAACATTTTCCTACAAAAGAAAGTGGAATTTAGTctacaaatgaaataattgcATTTTATAGTAAGatgttattagttttttctcgatttctatgaatttatttaattttcaaaacattgcTGGTTGACCTCACATTGCGGAGACAATGTGTTTCTTCTTTGGTAATGGCAGTACCTTCCTAGACGATATTATCTtgtacgaggtgtggctataaGTAATAAGCACAAAACACTTATTTTCTTTGCTGCGGAAAAAGTACGCTTGCGCCAAAGATTAACGACTGTCTGCTGTTGCCCGAAGCTTACTCTTTCGAATGCGAGCTATGTAGACAAACCAGTACAGCCGTCGCtttcgttggtttttatatcgCCGTAAAAATGATCGATCGAAAAGCggtttaagcgttttcaagatggacgagaagatgttgaagatgattcGCGTTTCGGTTGCCCTTCCTCATCAATTGACATGTGTGCGCAGAATTTTTCACATGCAAAGAGTGTGTATAAAATTGGTGGCAAACTCCTCACGAAGATATTGGTATTGACAGTTTGAATACGATTGAAAATGACTCAaacttttaagaaaatataataacgTGTGAGGAATCAAATCAGCTTTAAAAggaacaaaatttgatttttttgaagcTGTGAAAGAAAACTCAGAACGCGTCCTAAAGGAActgacaaaaaaatctttttgcaCTGCACCAAACAATGGAAGAGTCGCATTGGACGGTAGGgcagaggtgtcaaactcaattttgcaaagggccatatattaaattttgaattcgtagctGGGgctgattgaaaataaaaaaaaatgaactgaattattattttgcttGCTACTAAGAGACGGAGATACTGTCTTTCCCGCTTGTCCAGGCACGCGCTGCCCTTGAAATTAcgtagacttgagagtacgagtatataaaaataaaattaaaaatgccgAATAATGGTAAATATCTAGGAAAATATTATGATGTTATGTGGTCCTATTCCTACTATTGAATCGAGGAGCAGCATTCTCTGCGTGATCTGAATTATTTGTCTCTGTCCGAATAGGCCCCATGAACTATTGGAATTTTTCTCtgtttcaaaaatcaaaaaattgtgagaaaaataacaaaaatagtgaAATCGTGAGATTTAAGATAAAATCCTGTGATCTTACGATAAATCGTGAGACCTGGCATCCCTGATTGACTCCAAAGCGTGGAACGACGCAAAAATCGGTCGGAAAGTTTATGgtatcagtatttttttttgaggGATTGAATCGCGGAAAATTAGcatcatttgaagaaaaagaaggcATCGAGACAATACATCGTGTCACAAATCAATGAAACCGATGCCAAAACTACTTGAAATGGGCTTTTAATTGCCCCTGCATTAACCGTACTCTGTATGACTGCTATAATCGTTGTATAGCCGTGAAAACGATAGTGACGTTGGAATAATTATGGAATAGAttccaatcaaaatttttgtaaacacCACGATTTCTTCAGAATTTTTCGtatcaaatttcataattttcatttagtggattcaacaataattaaatagaatattaaaGTTTATGTCTAATATATCTATCTAATCGTAAATAGGTTTAGtaagataaaacaaatttattttttaattatggCCTTGAGACTGTTTACTATTTTCAAGTTCAGAGATTATGTATTGTTTGTCTACAGGTGTTAAGATAAAACGAAATATCTGGAAAGGAACTATATTGGTATTCCTTACTGTTAgttttacgaggatggtcccagaagtacctggcctgacttTAAGATGGCAGTAGTTGCTTTAAAAACACCATTGTATTACAatgtacacaatctatacagcatttgtttcaagtttgaagatgccacgttgtttggtatttgtttaGCATCCAACAATAGTGaaggttttcagtgaatttgtaaacgtGAAAAAGTTGGTcttcgttatgtgatacaatacttttatttgaaagacgtTAGACCAATCAATGTAAAAGATTCTACTCTTCGTGAGACTGcgccttcgttatcaacagtaaaatattgagtagcacATTGTACTCGAGGCCTTATGACCtgtgaagaccagcatcgcagggGTCGACCctagaaatgttgaataaaatccactggatgatcgtcgactgaaattAAGCGTGCTAGCAGACGTAATAGGCATTTCACAGAATGCAATACCggatattaactgaaaatttggatatgagaaagctgtgggcaagatgggtgccgcttTTGcccacaatggaacaaaaccCAGCATCGgtaagatgtttccatcgattgtttggcaatgtttcacaaaagTTTTGGCGCCGTTCCATTACGTGGGTACATCACTCCAACCCCGAAAagagaaaaatcaaattaatggACTGAAGAGggaaaaccggctccaaagaagacaaagactgtttcatctgcaggcaaagTCATGGCGTCGATTGTTTGGGATGCGTGTGGGATAgttttcattgattatcttgaaaaaggaaaaactatcaacgacgagtattatgcgaacttattgctaCGTTGgggcgaagaaatcaagcaaaaaggGCCAACATTGGCcaaaaagaaagtgttgtttcatcgagacaatgcaccagcttacAAGTTGTTGCaatagaaattgatgaattaaattttgaattgctacctcatgcatcctattAGCCAAATTTAGCcgccttggattattttctgttcccagacttggaaaaatggctcggtcgtcaaagattttccaacaatgaagaagtgatGCCGGtagttaatggttattttgagtAGCTAAAGTGtgtggagctaaaaggagattacgttgaaaattaaatatatttttttccaaaatttttgtattttctctattcaggtacttctaggaccatcctcgaGTGTAAGATTTTCCATTAATCCTTCATTTTTGTTacagaaaaagaacaaattttccaacaataccCGGATATCTTCGAAAACGCCATTTGTAACTACCCGTTAATCGTAGATAAAGAACCAGGCTACATGAACATTGCAGAAAAAAGGCGGCTACAAGAATTGAATCTtcgatataaagaaaaattcggTTGCCCTTTTATCACCACAAAAACTGAAATAGACGATGTATATTCAGAGCTTCTGtctagaatagaaaataataaagacgACGAAATGCAGAGAACGATGAGGGAAGTTAAAGCAATTGTGTACGATAAAGTTCACGAAATAGTACGTTAATCGGTCAATTTAttgtattgagtgaaaattgaaaagaaattatttgaatacttGAATGTCTTGAGTGAAATTTTCCATATTAAACGATGGGAAAACTATCAAATTACTACGTTAGACGCtttctataattattagtcGCAGTAATTTGgttatacgttttttttttaatctaacaATAGGCAAATTTTGGAAgatattgtacaaaatattattagaatcaAATAATTAAGTTTCGTCAATAGTTTGAAAAGGAAAAGATACATCAATCATAGTATTGGATAATTTGAAATGGGTATGGGCAACTTTTGCTCAGCCCTGGGAGCAACTTCGACACTTAATTAGTTCGGAGGTTGTAGGCAACGAATAAGTAGATATTAGAGGCGAAAAAACTGCTCATATTTATACGTGCTTCCAAATCTGTCAATTATTTTCCGTGTGAAAGCTCTCACAAATTTCATTTGGGAAGGATTTCTTGTTCTTCTATGGTGCTAGAGCCCGCTGCGGGCTTTGATCTCTCTAAGTTTTCTTGCAAAGTCTACAGCTGCCCTTTTCCAATTGCGTATATACAAAAGCGAACAGATTTCAAcacaaatttcgttaaaaacaCCAGATGAAATAGACCAAGTCATTTATCAACTAACTGGAGTCATACAAAAGGCCGCAAGGGCAGCAATTCCAGAAAATAGTGGCTCAGAAAGCACAAATAATATTCCATTGTAATTAGACAGAAAACAGTCGAAAAAACACAGTTACTAAAAAAATGATAGATTTCAAGAAGTGAAAACGACAAATCCAAATTAAACAAAGCCACGAGGAATCTGGAGAAGCTGCTtgtagaaatcaaaaataaatcagcCAAGACTATTCAGATTCTTCAACTGCCACTGAAGCCACAGATTAGTCCCTCTAGAAGGCgacaaagaaattgaaagacCGCAACAATTTTACCCTCCAGTGGGAGATAGCAATAGAAAATGGGCGAGGAATGACATAGAAAAGGCAACAGCTTTGTGCAATTATTTGAACCAAACTAAGCAGACGCCACTATGGATCATAAAGATATTAATGACTTTTTGGACACTCCTCTGCAAATGGACTTACCGATAAAAAACTTTAGTCtcaaggaaataaaaaatacaattaagaACAACTTAAATCCAAAGAAGGCACCGGGGTATGATCTTGTGATTGGGAaaatattacaagaattttcaattaaaggTTTTAAAATGCTACAACAGATTTTCAATGCAGTTTTAAGGACTGGTCACTCAACGGAAAGTTTCGCAGATCATCATGATaccaaaaagtggaaaaaaaccAGAAGAGTTAACATCATATAGGCCAGTAAGCTTACTACCTATAACTTCGAAGGTATTTGAAAAGCTCCTTATAACACGACCCCAGTTCTAGAGAACAAAAAACTTATTCCAGATCATCAATTTGGCTTTAGATCAAAATAAGGCACAATAGAGCAGGTACATAGAATTGTTCACAAAGAAAAGAAATCCTTCCTCTCAGCAGCTTTCTTAGACATTAGTCAAGCGTATTTAGAGGAATAATTGCGTCTTCTGCCACCTTCTTCGAGtttttccaatcaaaatttgattcaaatactTTTCCCAGAATTATCTGTTCATTTATTCGCACTATATGACCTGCCCATCGCAATTTCTGTATTCTGACAAATTCCCtgtatttttgacataatttatGATTATATCTCACATTACGAGCCATTTTCCTGTCAAATCTGCTAATGTTTGTGTTAAGATCCCTTTTCACAAGCGTACGTTATTACAGATCTTAGAATGCTCTTGTATATTCTGTCTTTATGATGGCGTTTGAAAGTTGAACGTTCATATGGTGCAGCCATCTGAGAATAAAATGATGGTTTTATTTCTATCTGCGTGTTTTTCAAGGAACTTGACAATTATAGAAGCAAATTCAGTTGCATTTAATCCTCCATCAACCTCGCTCCGCAAAAAGCACCAGCCtttgtttgatttattattgTAGATTGTAGAATTATGCACACGAAGTTAAGTTTTGTAATACATCGTTGATACTTTTGAGAATGGGGTCAGTATTACAGATTCCAGGTCCACTGTGCATCCATCATCTAAAAGGTTCTTCATTGTCTCTCTAGccttttgttttttcattatatgaaGGTCATATGTCTCTTTACTTACGTTTTTGTGCTTATAAATCCCGCACGAATAGATCCTTTTTTGGTCTAAAGCAGGGATGGGGAAAATACGGCCCACGGGCCGTCTCCGGCCCGAGCGCGGACTGGGATATGAGCGAAAACCGAAAATGAAGCTCGAGTAGGTGCGTCTACCCATTTGAAGCAACTATTTTTGAACACcagcaaattggaattttataatctcggacacaatacccaaatatagttgcccacgcccagaaaataatggctatgtttggtacaagctatttgtgcgaacaaacgttttcaataatgaaactaagCAAAAATTGTCTTCGTAATAGGCTTTCGGGTGAcctccttttttcattgttagcAATTCAGCATCACAAATGGAGCCGGCTTATGATAAAGTCatacagaaacaaaaacagttccacaTGTCATATGTTGCCACAAAGACCAGCGCTTCTCAACCTTTTACTTCGCGGCTAACTTGAGTTCAATTAATTGCaatggaaaatgttattttttaatattgcacaataaattattgtgcagaaaaatcaaaacaatatttttattttactaaataatGTAGTGCTACTTGGACCACCATATATTTCGTTAGCAAAAATTGGCacgcgaagaaaaaagtttccccaTCCTTGGTCTAAACAATCCTATGTTCAGCTCGGCGAAAACCTGATTATATAAACAGATGGACCcctttaaatttgaatttaactcTTTCCATAGAAGAGGTCGCTTTTGGTAGTAAATGACTCCTCCAAGTACTCCTTGTTGGATCTTGCCTGGCAGTAATGTGATGGAAGCTTGGGAAGGGTTTTCAAAAACGAAATCATGGTTTCAAAAGTGCTGCGCTTGAGGTTTCTCTTTCTCGTTATGGGGCTTTCAGGTGGCTGAATATGGCAAACACTTTTCCCACAAGATTTTAAAGTTGACGATCTTATAGATAAAGTGTTAAGAAACATCGTTTCCACACTCATACATGAGTATTTGgcaagaaaaatttaaatgtcatctctctttttcttgtttttatggCATTAGTAGGCCTTCTACGCTGAGTCGATGGGTTGAAGCAGCATttgtacaaataatttattatcaatccACCCCATTTTCCAAAATCTCTTAAAAATTAAACGCCACTTGTATGTTTTCGGCAAACAGTTGCACCGTGATTTcactttttctttcttctcttgGAATTTTGTAATTCCATTTGCCGTCGGTTTTATCTTTCCGCTTCCGTTCATCAGCCTTGCCTTCTTCTCGCCTGCGCTTATTTCACGTTCAGTCCACTCATTCTTATCAATTAAGTGCCACTTCTTTCTGGTCTTTCTCCCAACTGTGTCATCCACCTGAGCTTCTGGGTTATTTCCAATTTGCTttacggaaaaaagtattttgtattgtttaaaATGGAGAAAATCTCTTGAATCCAGTACATTGCGCTACGCAAATGTTTTAAATCCATAACCGGTACAATACCGATTTTGAAACCATAATTTAATTGGTTTTACTGTTGAAACATTAACTTTCTCcaacaaataatcaaaaataacgTTTAAAATTCCATAAATATCCAGTATAactcataaaataatataaaaataatgaatcaccttgacttgaatatttttctgcCGGCATTTTGCATGTACACAGTTGGATTTAAAATATTTGCGCCACCTGGTTAAGCGGTCAGGATGTAGAACATTTTCTTTCTTCACTACGGTGGCCCCGCAGTTTTTTTACTGGTTATAATTCCTTTGCCATTCGATggcttattttttttaacacaatGGTACTAATAACTCATTTTCgcattttttttggatttaagATATTTGCAGATTAAGGTATCGATATGTCAtaatttttcaacgttttttcaataatttttgtacgaTGACTCCTTTATCTTTATtgccaatattttattatgaaaatatttataaaaaagtcaataaataaagataaattttatgtattgaGTGTTACTATTAAGGATTTTATTGTATATGTAGTAGGTATGTacttatttagaattttattatttttttcattttagaaaaagTATTGTAAATAATCGTATTTAATAAAGTATCATTTgtatataaacttatttttattttacccTCTACTGTAACAAGCGATACAGctggaaaatattgaaactacGGCAGTTTAAGCAACAGAATTAGAGATTAGTTACGAAGTATGGGATCATCtgaattttcagtttattattttatattcttattaatattgCTTTACTAAAAACTCATATTTCACTACAATCCCCTATCTACTGCCATTTTCTGGTTAGTTTTATAAATCCATCGTTGTAGAACCTTTGTGGTAAACTAGCAAAAAAGCTGCTACGATTTTCGGagtcttttttatcaataatttttttagatgcTGCAACATCTTCATAACCAAATTACTCATCAAACATGTGCGTGACGGGTGTTGTTGTGGTAAAACAACATTTTCACTGTTCGCATCAGACATTGTCTTGGTCGCCTACTTCATCAATGCTATCAACTTCGACTTTACATCACTTTGTGTCATCCAATGGGTTTTTTTCTAAGACAGATTTTGACACGCTTATTTGAAATTCGCGCTGTCAACTTATGCGAAATCTAAACATCAATTCTTCTATTTGTTTTGTATACACATCATATTTCTCAAATGATTCCAAACTATTTGCTTGTTGATGTCCAGTAGATCAGTGAAGTCTTGACTGCTTACACGGTGATCTCTCTCGACGAGTTCAAAAGATCAACGGCTTCTTCAGTGATCCAAATCTTTCAGAACCAAATTTCCACCATGAAAACGTTCCTCCCGATCAGTGATCCCTACACATGACATATCTTAGCTTTCGAACTGGTTAGAGCTGCAGCAAATTGAAAAAAGCTTCATTTTATAGATagcaaataataataataaggtgTAAAGGGCCGATGCATCAGCCTGTGGATAAAAGTCGCAAATACGATTATTGTTTCCAACTTGTTTTCATTTAGTAATCCTTTCATAGTAACCTCAATGATACGGAATTGTAGCTTTTAATCCCACATTTTAAAAACTTAGGATAGAAATCTTGAACAAGTGGCAAATCGATTATCTGTCTCAttgaaacaatttcaatttagtggGCCCTTATTTAATGTTAAGTACACATCAATGTCACTTGAATTTTTAGTATGGCAGGCATCGAAGGAGGTAAGTAATAACTATTTTACATTAATacttttgaataactttttttccttaatatctttgaataatattttttcgttgatatctatataatatttaagaaaaacttcAAATCGACATTTCCAATTTCGACCCAAAACATTCTTAGTTCTTAAAATATTCTGATTTAGTAACAAATACGAATcatgaatatataaatcattCCTGCTTTGAACGgttttatgtttatttctttCAGAAAAACATTGATATTCTGGAAACTTGGATAAATTCCAAAGGATCAGACAGAGTTTCTGCTGTTTACTCTGCTATCGTGGATCGTTTGCATCTTTCTGTACCTTCAGATTCCATACATAAGACTATTCAGAAAACGGCAAAAATGTATGACTGGGCGATGAGAAGAAAATGGCAATCTTGTGCTCAACATCGGGAAAACTTTTGGACGATGACGAATATTCTTTGGATTCACTTCAATTTGAACTATACAACTTATCTTCATCTACGTCATCTGATGAGAGTATTCAACGAGCAGTGactcaatataattttcagatatatctatgcattgtaaattttattgttgtgatatttattattattttataactctaaaaaaacattatttgtattcaaaGATCGTTACtatattgttttttaagttATCAACAACAGTTTCTTTAAAAGCCAGTCAATAATGATTTTTGTCCACTTCGATCATAAGAGCGCCGCACTGTGATGGTAAGGCTATCAATGTTTAAAATATACCGGTTGAAATGTCAACCTACTCGAGTGGTTATAACTGGTACAGATAAGGCTCTGGCCATCGAGTCACGATTCATCGAGTGTTAAGGAAAGGTAACACTCACAAAAAAACAACCCTGCCATCCCACATTAGTAAGGATGGTAGGGAAATTGCCAATATCCCCTTATAATAGGACAAACCCAAACACAGCCTCTAGTCAATGGTAGCTCGAAGAGCCCTAACTGCAGTAGCGATTGAACAGCACAACGAGCAAGGCAACAGCAACGAACACTTTCATCTCCTCAAAAACTTCTTAAGCTTGAGAAAGAACTCTCACAGATCAAGTGAGACATCCcaaagtctatttatcgaagaaaaatagtaaaccaaaataATGATCAGAAACGTGAGCATCCTGGGTGAAACGCGGCGCGGCATCGTTATTGGTCCAAATCAGTGGCACCATAAAAAACCACAAATAAAAAGCCGCTATAGTgagattgtttatttttgtctgtttcgttaagaaaattttcttaaacatgTCTGACACGGATGCAGCTGATGGAGTTGTTGACATTAGCTACACTCCGCCGGAAAATGGCTCGAAAGCTTCATTTTAACGGTAGCAAGAAATGattgtgaatatataaaaattaaatgcaaTAAAATTGTGACAAGACTGTTGATGATGTTATTTCCAAAAGTGCAAATATTTCGGGAGTATCTTCTTCAAGTTCCTACCGAATTGTTCGTGAGTACAGAGCCAATCATTCAGTAgccgagaaaaaaaaattaattgatgatttcgaCAGGAGCGCCATCAGAGGGATTGTGcacaattttgtatttcaaaatgagttacCTACAGTGGATATAATTTTGAGAGAAGTTAACGAAGATAATGACTTGCCGGATTGTAAGAGatcaacaatttattaaatgaaatggGATTTCAATACAAGAAACGTGGAAGGAACagtttattataagaaaaaagcAGAAATAATTAGGTGGAGGCAGGAATActttagaaaaattaagaaatttcgtgaagaaaatagaaattcaCTACCTGGATGAAACATGGGTAAACGCTGGACATATTCAGGATAAGATTTGGGTGGAATCTTCCATACAATCCGTAAGCATTCTTGAATTGACTTTCTACCTGATTAAAAAACATATCAGGTAGGTAGTgcttcataaaaattattttttagacgacgccatctgaaagttgttcgttctgttttcatttaaataccGAAAGTTGcattttgagtgttccatgtagtgaaagtgacagttccatactgcaaaacactttcgggacgctctggagtagacaactttaacttccttaaatgtaactctagccacttcaatgttgacagttgacagtttcacttcgatgattttgcataaccttaaatttttaattttttgaaattatttattttatccgaagttttgtctaaattaatgaataacaatgaatgatgatgaaaaagaaaacatcagcgatgaagagttactcgaatccacgccacctgatcTCACCGGAGAAAGCAATGCGACCGTTCTTAATTTGTTGCCGTataaatctcgtgcaaggtacgaaaaacagtagGAGCTCTTTATAAAttggtgtcaccagaaaaaattataaataaaatgtttataattctctattgtttattttctttcctcagtgtaattgaaaaagttttggatcttacgcgtcgtctaaaaaatattgtgtacGCCACGGCTGatatactactttgttggactcgtctgtcttatattttctgtaaaaactAGAATACCCACAATAAGAAACATATGAAGTGTCCGGTTTTCCATCCtttattcaaacaaatataaattcaaaaaccagcaatttttaaaaatgtattactactgtgtttttgtaaaatctaaatttatttaaatcgcTTTAGTTTGATGCAAAAATTGTTGGCACTATCTgctattgaaatgaaataaatagatGGTGCAGTAGTTCCAAACTGTAGTGATATATGCATATACACACCGTGACTATAAAACTTTGACCTAGTGATTAGTCACGTGATCTATATACTTAGATGTTATAATGAGCCAACCGGCGCCAGTGTTTGcgtaaatatgtaaaaaattataattacttgttattatttatacatgcaaatattttggaatgataacaaattggaataaaaaatactttgataaatttaatttattagaCATATCATAACATAAACACTGTGAAAACGAAGAGGTGTGAATCATCTCAACACTGTAAGGCGTATTCTTAACCTTGTAGACGACTATCTGAACCTCGTTgagtttattttttagtatgttgcctaataatttttgaacttatagttttaatattatgtcggtatctattaaaaatatataattggcgATCAAAAATCCCTTATGCGATCCCAATTCTAAGTGtgttaaataaatgtttaaggTAGGTATGACGTTGATTTTTTCGATCCCTGCGTcttcaaatcaaatattatcaaGTGTTTGAAATGAGATTCTATTACAGACATGGGTGAGGCCACATTATTCCGAGTCAGACTTTTCTCCAAAGACAAGTAATGGAACATTGTACTAAATGGAAGTCAATACACTACTGAACGATCACCAGGCTCGGTATTCTCATGTTCTCGCTTGGAGCGATATCGATGTCGGTGAATCTCATGCCCTCTGCTCGTAATAGGAACGCTCCCGCCAAAGAGAAGTGATTTATTTCACTCGCATTCGcatatacgaggcatattttttaagtaagtaccgttttacgattccgccgccgcaaccccaaggtcagcgttccgcacatgcgcgctggttacctacatctcttaTCTACGCACTGACGCAGTGCTTAAGATGCCTCCGATAATCGTGAGTCCCGCGGATTATG harbors:
- the LOC130900131 gene encoding 2-oxo-4-hydroxy-4-carboxy-5-ureidoimidazoline decarboxylase-like; this translates as MFVTHHFSIDEVNNLMSEHFVRIFGNVVEHFPAAAIGILKYRPFNDSNAIVKAIYDFLDSLKCQEKEQIFQQYPDIFENAICNYPLIVDKEPGYMNIAEKRRLQELNLRYKEKFGCPFITTKTEIDDVYSELLSRIENNKDDEMQRTMREVKAIVYDKVHEIVR